The following are encoded together in the Capsulimonas corticalis genome:
- a CDS encoding DUF1559 domain-containing protein yields MESQSKTYRDSGFTLIELLVVIAIIAILAAILFPVFAQAREKARAISCLSNLKQIGLGLIQYSQDVDEQLPPAWIGYSTDPSISVGFPGKARWMDVVQPYVKSTAIFTCPDSNTKYVPVPSGSKVNDVDPVSGVKYEFENGGYAMNTTYFSADDAAQPPTPIPDVPSESSKNLASIPDPAGTLYVFDFINADCSFQCVWGGITIGWAQPTIDTAAHPRTLGVGGLLSELHQGRVNSLFCDGHAKAVTLDYMTEKATSGPTAGAYKHFTINDD; encoded by the coding sequence ATGGAAAGCCAGTCAAAGACGTATCGTGATTCGGGGTTCACATTGATTGAACTCCTCGTTGTTATTGCTATCATTGCAATATTAGCCGCCATTCTCTTTCCCGTGTTCGCGCAGGCCCGCGAAAAGGCCCGCGCGATTTCGTGTCTCTCCAATTTGAAACAGATCGGTCTGGGGCTGATCCAGTACTCGCAGGACGTGGACGAGCAGCTGCCGCCCGCCTGGATCGGCTATTCGACCGATCCTTCGATTAGCGTCGGTTTTCCCGGCAAGGCGCGCTGGATGGATGTCGTTCAGCCCTATGTGAAGAGCACCGCGATCTTTACCTGCCCGGACTCGAACACCAAGTATGTTCCCGTTCCCTCGGGAAGTAAAGTCAACGATGTTGACCCCGTCAGCGGCGTCAAGTATGAGTTTGAGAACGGCGGCTACGCCATGAACACCACATACTTTTCCGCCGATGACGCCGCGCAGCCGCCGACGCCCATTCCGGATGTCCCCAGCGAATCCTCCAAGAACCTCGCCAGCATTCCGGACCCGGCCGGCACGCTCTATGTCTTTGACTTCATCAACGCCGACTGCTCGTTCCAGTGCGTGTGGGGCGGCATCACGATTGGTTGGGCGCAGCCGACGATCGACACGGCGGCCCACCCGCGAACGCTGGGAGTGGGCGGACTGCTGAGCGAACTGCACCAGGGCCGCGTCAACTCCCTCTTCTGCGATGGTCACGCCAAAGCCGTCACACTGGACTATATGACGGAAAAAGCGACCAGCGGCCCGACCGCCGGCGCTTACAAGCACTTTACGATCAACGACGATTAA
- a CDS encoding family 43 glycosylhydrolase, with protein sequence MKRRPAFVAAVLMASAAARASAAQLSGDFGAHDPSRAIRCDGKYYFYCTGPNCPARVSTDLRHWTDAPPVLRGVPQWAHQLVPQAKKDDTWIWAPDVISVGGLYYLYYSFSTFGSKTSVIGLVTSPTLDAHSPRCRWTDRGLVVASNGDSNFNAIDPAPAFDAQGNLWLTYGSWNAGGIQLVPLDKKTGKPASKSYFLAGGQAAGPEAPYLHYRKPFYYLFENEGVCCQGVKSTYRIMMGRSRSITGPYLDKNGRDLARGGGSLFAGAHGNEVGPGHMGIVAKDGQDWFTYHYYDARQNGRPMLGLDLLAWTADGWPKAPFTTSQYALAEGVYVIVSKASGLALSVGGDSADGASLTQAVYAKGKSQQWRVTHAGDGLCRITSIGSGKVMDLWRCNGADGTKIDQYRWLDNPCQHWKIEKAAGGFRMVSLGGGGAVSVAGGAKTPGAAIQEFQFRGGDHQIWRFQRLGN encoded by the coding sequence ATGAAGAGGCGGCCGGCCTTTGTCGCGGCGGTCTTGATGGCGTCCGCGGCGGCTCGAGCGTCCGCGGCGCAGCTGTCCGGGGATTTTGGCGCGCACGATCCCTCGCGGGCGATCCGCTGCGACGGCAAGTACTATTTTTACTGCACCGGGCCAAACTGCCCGGCGCGCGTCTCCACGGACCTGCGTCACTGGACGGACGCGCCGCCGGTGCTGCGCGGCGTCCCGCAGTGGGCGCATCAGCTGGTCCCGCAGGCCAAGAAGGACGACACGTGGATCTGGGCGCCCGACGTCATTTCCGTCGGCGGCCTGTACTATCTCTACTATTCGTTTTCGACCTTTGGCAGCAAGACGTCGGTGATCGGCCTGGTGACGAGCCCGACGCTTGACGCCCATAGCCCGCGCTGCCGCTGGACGGATCGCGGCCTGGTAGTCGCATCGAACGGCGACTCGAACTTCAACGCCATCGACCCCGCGCCCGCCTTCGACGCTCAGGGAAACCTGTGGCTGACCTATGGATCGTGGAACGCCGGCGGGATCCAATTGGTCCCATTGGATAAGAAGACGGGAAAGCCGGCGTCCAAAAGCTATTTTCTGGCCGGCGGGCAGGCGGCGGGGCCGGAAGCGCCTTATCTCCACTACCGCAAGCCGTTCTATTATCTCTTTGAGAATGAGGGCGTGTGCTGCCAGGGCGTCAAGAGCACCTATCGGATCATGATGGGACGATCGCGCTCCATCACCGGTCCCTATCTGGATAAGAACGGCCGCGATCTCGCGCGGGGCGGCGGCTCGCTGTTCGCCGGCGCCCACGGGAATGAAGTGGGACCGGGCCATATGGGGATTGTCGCCAAAGACGGGCAGGATTGGTTTACCTACCACTATTACGACGCCCGGCAAAACGGCCGCCCAATGCTGGGGCTGGACCTGCTTGCCTGGACCGCCGACGGCTGGCCCAAGGCGCCGTTTACGACATCCCAATACGCGCTCGCCGAGGGCGTCTACGTCATCGTGTCCAAGGCCAGCGGCCTGGCGCTGTCCGTAGGGGGCGACTCGGCCGACGGCGCGTCACTCACGCAGGCGGTCTACGCCAAGGGCAAATCGCAGCAATGGCGCGTGACCCACGCCGGCGACGGCCTTTGTCGAATCACATCGATCGGCTCCGGCAAGGTGATGGACCTGTGGCGGTGCAACGGCGCCGACGGAACGAAGATCGACCAGTACCGCTGGCTGGACAACCCCTGCCAGCATTGGAAGATCGAAAAGGCGGCGGGCGGCTTCCGCATGGTCTCGCTCGGCGGCGGCGGCGCGGTCAGCGTCGCCGGCGGCGCGAAGACGCCCGGCGCGGCGATTCAAGAGTTCCAGTTCCGTGGCGGCGATCATCAGATCTGGCGATTTCAGCGATTGGGGAATTAG
- a CDS encoding DUF1573 domain-containing protein, with the protein MMRIQKVVIFVLLAAPFFGAAQLAASASPSALSAKLSPIPQAGLVVAPVGGVHALAANVGSVDVGTVGAQEAAVTRDFVLKNAGSLPLTITELQPSCDCTSAVFDPAPLGRDARETLLPGGRVTVKMTVRLSGRGPGEFTHSIFVCVKDRPQNVAMLQIVGILKTASKP; encoded by the coding sequence ATGATGCGTATTCAGAAGGTTGTGATCTTTGTCCTGCTCGCGGCGCCGTTCTTCGGCGCCGCGCAGCTTGCGGCGAGCGCATCGCCGAGCGCTCTCTCCGCCAAGCTCTCGCCGATTCCACAGGCCGGCCTGGTGGTTGCGCCCGTCGGCGGCGTTCACGCGCTGGCGGCGAATGTGGGAAGCGTCGATGTGGGGACGGTGGGCGCGCAAGAGGCCGCTGTCACGCGCGATTTTGTATTGAAGAACGCCGGGAGCCTGCCGCTGACGATCACCGAGCTTCAGCCGTCCTGCGACTGTACGAGCGCGGTGTTCGACCCTGCTCCGCTCGGGCGCGACGCTCGGGAGACGCTGCTGCCCGGCGGGCGGGTGACGGTCAAGATGACGGTTCGTCTTTCCGGGCGCGGGCCGGGAGAGTTTACCCATTCGATTTTTGTCTGCGTAAAAGATCGGCCGCAGAATGTCGCCATGCTTCAGATTGTCGGCATCCTCAAGACGGCGTCGAAGCCGTGA
- a CDS encoding DUF1559 domain-containing protein translates to MALQVNQSRLKGFTLIELLVVIAIIAILAAILFPVFAKAREKARQISCASNERQIGLGFLQYVQDYDEKYPALRRLDPPKPYATYWFDYITPYLKSLDVFKCPSNSLKEKIRFNSGDASDSPYTISYGMNPRLGEINGFDAAGAGAVSIGSVDTPASKIIIAESNALWPDVVWYNADPDYLGNTGAAETFGQPALFAGHTGLMNLVFCDGHVKAMRPTQTISDPNLPIASQFNMWGGTANATNNPTSLPQSNPPGVCADVSINCDRSEPSIFQGMQKLQAHYK, encoded by the coding sequence ATGGCACTTCAAGTCAATCAGTCTCGCCTCAAAGGTTTCACTTTGATCGAGCTTCTCGTTGTCATCGCTATCATTGCGATTCTCGCGGCGATCCTGTTCCCCGTCTTCGCCAAAGCCCGCGAAAAGGCCCGGCAGATCTCCTGCGCCTCCAACGAGCGACAGATCGGATTGGGATTTTTGCAATACGTCCAGGATTACGACGAGAAGTATCCCGCGCTGCGCCGTCTGGATCCGCCCAAACCATACGCCACCTATTGGTTTGACTATATCACGCCGTATCTGAAGAGCCTTGACGTCTTCAAATGTCCCTCGAACTCCTTGAAGGAGAAGATCCGATTTAACAGCGGCGACGCCAGCGATTCGCCGTACACCATCTCCTACGGCATGAACCCACGCCTCGGCGAGATCAACGGCTTCGACGCCGCCGGCGCCGGCGCGGTCAGCATCGGGTCTGTCGACACGCCCGCCTCCAAGATCATCATCGCCGAGTCCAATGCGCTGTGGCCGGATGTCGTCTGGTACAACGCCGATCCAGACTATCTCGGCAACACCGGAGCCGCCGAGACATTCGGTCAGCCGGCCTTGTTCGCCGGGCACACCGGACTGATGAACCTGGTGTTCTGCGATGGCCACGTGAAGGCCATGCGGCCCACGCAAACAATCAGCGATCCGAACCTGCCCATTGCGAGCCAGTTCAACATGTGGGGCGGCACCGCCAACGCGACCAATAACCCCACCAGCCTGCCGCAGAGCAACCCGCCCGGAGTCTGCGCCGATGTCTCCATCAACTGCGACCGATCGGAGCCTTCCATCTTCCAGGGAATGCAGAAGCTGCAAGCGCATTACAAATAA
- a CDS encoding alpha-N-arabinofuranosidase: MKTATFIAHPEFEVGAVDPRLFGSFIENLGRAVYGGVYEPGHPSADDQGFRQDVIELVRELNVPIVRYPGGNFVSGYNWEDGVGPLADRPRRLELAWRTIETNAVGTNEFVDWARKANTEVMMAVNLGTRGADAARNLVEYCNHPGGTAWSDLRVKHGYKDPHKIKTWCLGNEMDGPWQICSKTAEEYGRAAAEAGKLMKWVDPTIELVACGSSSSNMPSFPAWESTVLDHTYEHVDFISLHQYYGNKDNSLPSFLARSVDMERFIKTVTSTCDFVKAKKRSKKTMNLSFDEWNVWFHSNNADAELAPWQIAPPQLEDIYTFEDALVVGLMLIALLRNADRVKMGCLAQLVNVIAPIMTVNGGGIWRQTIFYPFAHASQYGRGVALDLRIQSPAYETTDLGDIPYIDAVATMNPEDESISIFAVSRAQGEPFTLEGDLRSFAGYEVTDHIVLAHSDPKATNTLANPDNVVPHCGCSNTRFEDGRLTSLLTPLSWNVIRLEKSRK, encoded by the coding sequence ATGAAGACAGCTACTTTTATCGCCCATCCTGAGTTCGAAGTCGGAGCCGTCGATCCGCGCCTGTTCGGCTCTTTTATCGAGAATCTCGGCCGCGCCGTTTACGGCGGCGTCTATGAACCCGGCCATCCGAGCGCCGACGATCAGGGGTTCCGCCAGGATGTCATCGAACTGGTGCGCGAACTGAATGTCCCGATCGTCCGATACCCTGGGGGCAACTTTGTTTCAGGATACAACTGGGAAGACGGAGTCGGCCCTCTCGCGGATCGTCCCCGCCGCCTGGAGCTGGCGTGGCGCACGATTGAGACCAATGCTGTTGGAACGAACGAATTTGTGGATTGGGCCCGCAAGGCGAACACCGAAGTGATGATGGCGGTCAATCTGGGAACGCGCGGCGCGGACGCCGCGCGCAATCTGGTGGAGTACTGCAATCATCCCGGCGGAACGGCGTGGAGCGACCTGCGCGTCAAGCATGGCTACAAGGATCCGCACAAGATCAAGACCTGGTGTCTGGGAAATGAGATGGACGGTCCCTGGCAGATTTGCAGCAAGACCGCCGAGGAGTATGGACGCGCCGCCGCGGAGGCGGGCAAGCTGATGAAGTGGGTGGACCCGACGATCGAGCTGGTCGCCTGCGGAAGCTCCAGCTCCAACATGCCCAGCTTCCCGGCGTGGGAGTCGACGGTGCTCGACCATACCTACGAGCATGTCGATTTCATCTCGCTGCATCAGTACTATGGCAACAAAGATAACAGCCTGCCGAGCTTCCTGGCGCGATCCGTCGATATGGAGCGCTTCATTAAGACGGTGACATCGACCTGCGACTTCGTGAAGGCGAAGAAGCGCAGCAAGAAGACGATGAACCTGTCGTTCGATGAGTGGAACGTCTGGTTCCATTCCAACAACGCCGACGCCGAGCTGGCCCCGTGGCAGATCGCGCCGCCCCAGCTCGAAGACATCTACACCTTCGAGGACGCCCTGGTGGTCGGCCTGATGCTGATCGCCCTGCTGCGCAACGCGGACCGGGTCAAAATGGGATGTCTCGCGCAGCTGGTCAACGTCATCGCGCCGATCATGACGGTCAACGGCGGCGGGATCTGGCGGCAGACGATCTTCTATCCCTTCGCCCACGCCTCCCAGTACGGACGCGGCGTCGCGCTGGACCTCCGCATCCAGTCGCCCGCATACGAGACCACGGACCTGGGCGACATCCCCTACATCGACGCCGTCGCGACGATGAACCCGGAGGATGAGAGCATTTCGATCTTCGCCGTCAGCCGCGCCCAGGGCGAGCCCTTCACCCTGGAAGGCGACCTGCGCTCCTTCGCCGGCTACGAAGTGACCGACCACATCGTCCTGGCGCACTCCGATCCCAAGGCGACGAACACGCTCGCCAACCCCGACAACGTCGTCCCGCACTGCGGATGCAGCAACACACGCTTCGAGGACGGCCGCCTGACCTCGCTGCTCACTCCGCTGTCGTGGAATGTGATCCGGCT
- a CDS encoding alpha-N-arabinofuranosidase: MSRSSVVVCTDEVLGTISPLLYGHFAEHLGRCCYDGLWVGPQSPIPNKGGFRVDVLDALKRLGVPQLRWPGGCFADSYHWREGIGPPERRPRTLAESCGHQSVETNQIGTHEFMALCREIGAEPYLAGNVGSGSPQELMEWVQYCNATADTTLVRERAANGHPEPMNVRYWGVGNESWACGGNYDALDYAKEFKRYATFIKQVDHGVQLVACGDHSPEWNAKVVEANCRHLHLMDHLSIHRYWAGGHSTDFSEAEYYQLQRGPDVVDGDIRAADAMLTYFERPGHRIGIAFDEWGVWHPDATIASDFEAPSTLSAAVTAAGVFDVFHRWSGRLTMANIAQIVNVLQALIQTQGEHMWLTPTYHVFAMYAAHRGARAVRTEITGADMRAMPAVRQPFPVPQMEPGTLSMLSASASITDGGVAISLSNRHMTQTQEVEIELRGRTATRAVASILSGDGPNACNSAAQPSRVGPSEHVISVTEGKIIMALAPCSVQTVMVSDRG; encoded by the coding sequence ATGTCGCGATCATCGGTAGTAGTTTGTACGGACGAAGTTCTCGGAACGATCTCTCCCCTGCTCTACGGGCACTTCGCCGAACATCTGGGGCGCTGCTGTTACGACGGCCTCTGGGTCGGTCCCCAGTCGCCGATCCCGAACAAAGGCGGATTTCGGGTCGATGTGCTGGATGCGCTGAAGCGACTGGGCGTCCCCCAGCTGCGCTGGCCGGGCGGGTGCTTCGCGGACAGCTACCATTGGCGCGAGGGGATTGGGCCGCCTGAGCGGCGTCCGCGCACCCTGGCGGAGAGCTGCGGGCATCAATCCGTGGAGACCAATCAGATCGGGACGCACGAGTTCATGGCGCTCTGCCGCGAGATCGGCGCGGAGCCGTATCTCGCGGGCAATGTGGGATCCGGATCGCCGCAGGAGCTGATGGAGTGGGTGCAGTACTGCAACGCGACAGCCGACACGACCCTGGTGCGCGAGCGCGCCGCCAACGGGCATCCCGAGCCGATGAACGTGCGCTATTGGGGCGTCGGCAACGAGAGCTGGGCGTGCGGCGGCAACTACGACGCGCTGGATTACGCCAAGGAGTTCAAACGCTACGCGACATTTATCAAGCAGGTCGACCATGGCGTGCAGCTGGTCGCCTGCGGCGATCATAGCCCGGAATGGAACGCCAAGGTCGTGGAGGCCAATTGCCGCCATCTGCACCTGATGGACCACCTCTCGATCCATCGCTACTGGGCCGGCGGCCACTCGACGGATTTCAGCGAGGCCGAGTACTACCAGCTCCAGCGCGGTCCCGATGTGGTGGACGGCGATATTCGGGCCGCCGACGCCATGCTGACCTATTTCGAGAGGCCGGGCCACAGGATCGGCATCGCCTTCGACGAGTGGGGCGTCTGGCATCCCGACGCGACGATCGCCTCGGACTTCGAAGCGCCCAGCACCCTGAGCGCCGCCGTGACGGCGGCGGGCGTGTTCGACGTCTTCCACCGATGGAGCGGCCGGCTGACCATGGCCAACATCGCGCAGATCGTCAACGTCCTTCAGGCGCTGATCCAAACGCAGGGCGAGCACATGTGGCTGACGCCGACCTACCATGTCTTTGCGATGTACGCGGCGCATCGCGGGGCGCGGGCCGTTCGTACGGAGATTACGGGCGCCGACATGCGGGCCATGCCGGCGGTGCGCCAGCCGTTCCCTGTGCCGCAAATGGAACCGGGAACGCTCAGCATGCTCTCGGCGTCCGCATCCATCACTGACGGCGGGGTCGCGATCAGCCTCAGCAACCGGCATATGACGCAAACGCAGGAAGTCGAGATCGAATTGCGCGGCCGGACGGCGACGCGCGCGGTGGCCTCGATTCTGTCCGGAGACGGCCCAAACGCGTGCAACTCCGCGGCGCAGCCCAGCCGAGTCGGGCCGAGCGAACACGTGATTTCGGTCACGGAAGGCAAGATCATTATGGCGCTGGCGCCCTGCTCCGTGCAGACCGTGATGGTGAGCGATCGTGGTTGA
- a CDS encoding prepilin-type N-terminal cleavage/methylation domain-containing protein: MAIRTQGPRQKGFTLIELLVVIAIIAILAAILFPVFAKAREKARQTSCASNLKQIGLGMLQYVQDNDETLAPQFLGGYVPSNPATGSYKWMDMIYPYEKNTQIFSCNDKTSNQFIYYKNETPAEAATWDWMGSYALNVSYWGSKNSVNKHHPTYDSDSVNPDQGANTLANLPVPAQTIWVTDGNWFTTGWYDVPQNPVGPWTEANNGFDASAARHTNRVNVLWCDGHVTSPTRDYLATPANDNSGAYKYWTTEDD, encoded by the coding sequence ATGGCAATTCGAACCCAAGGGCCTCGTCAAAAAGGCTTCACGTTGATTGAGCTCCTCGTTGTGATCGCAATCATTGCGATTCTCGCGGCAATCCTGTTCCCCGTCTTCGCTAAAGCCCGCGAGAAGGCTCGGCAAACATCCTGCGCTTCCAATCTCAAGCAAATCGGTCTGGGAATGCTGCAATACGTTCAGGACAACGACGAGACGCTGGCTCCGCAATTTTTAGGCGGCTATGTTCCTTCTAATCCCGCCACCGGGTCGTACAAATGGATGGACATGATCTATCCTTACGAGAAGAACACGCAAATTTTTAGCTGCAATGATAAAACTTCGAACCAGTTTATCTATTATAAGAACGAGACTCCGGCGGAAGCGGCGACTTGGGACTGGATGGGGAGCTATGCGCTCAACGTATCCTACTGGGGCAGCAAAAATAGCGTCAACAAGCACCATCCCACCTACGATTCCGACAGCGTAAACCCGGATCAAGGCGCAAATACCCTGGCGAACCTCCCCGTCCCGGCGCAGACCATTTGGGTCACGGATGGAAACTGGTTTACCACGGGATGGTATGACGTGCCCCAGAATCCCGTCGGCCCGTGGACGGAAGCCAATAACGGATTTGACGCCTCCGCGGCTCGCCACACCAATCGTGTCAACGTTCTGTGGTGTGATGGTCATGTCACGTCGCCGACTCGCGATTATCTGGCGACCCCGGCAAACGACAACTCGGGCGCCTACAAGTATTGGACTACCGAAGACGATTAG